In Ischnura elegans chromosome 9, ioIscEleg1.1, whole genome shotgun sequence, the following proteins share a genomic window:
- the LOC124165061 gene encoding protein N-terminal asparagine amidohydrolase: MVLVLGGYSGGTNGLLLGQGDHSSVSSGGAQNGANGGNPPSSSSSSSSSSPPHHLHSAQIPPSSPFHHSTTLGVASGQNFVLNLDLSGQSLGHQTQLDQHGHHPAGVDGLGSIVAHTGHLAGGGPLSGQLPMDSHTLLASHPEYKESAAHLLSMPVKVIGPMGLLYVKQREMAITVPHDKNVSIIGADDFTTCIAVMLRHTGSGAIGLAHMDGSRVEEGILAMLQKIQELSVGFPEGRMTLSLIGGFSHSKNYSEELLAAILHTIHKQPIEVDLSLACVCKLNTTIRGGIPWPIIYGIGIIVKTGEIFPASFPDKGPDQELRSARVFTGGQQVLDVYDCSLGLLRIGPFNYEPLRGVDLWLQQSDEFILQTLSTAPDVEPPHFVSQVRDTLRHIQLNPFPAVTIFPDNRPRYYRRDENGLWTRNQVEHEQTLSNEQ, encoded by the exons ATGGTGTTGGTGCTGGGAGGGTATTCGGGTGGCACAAACGGTCTCCTCTTAGGCCAAGGTGACCACTCGAGTGTAAGCAGTGGAGGGGCTCAGAATGGAGCCAATGGTGGCAATCCACCATCGTCCTCTTCGTCGTCATCCTCATCATCGCCACCCCACCACCTGCACTCTGCACAaatccccccctcctcccccttccaccaTAGCACAACGCTCGGGGTGGCCAGTGGACAGAACTTCGTTTTGAACCTGGATCTTAGCGGACAGTCACTTGGCCACCAAACGCAGCTGGACCAGCATGGG CACCATCCCGCTGGAGTGGATGGCCTGGGCAGTATTGTAGCGCACACAGGACACCTTGCTGGCGGTGGGCCATTATCGGGACAGCTCCCTATGGACTCGCACACCCTGTTAGCCTCACACCCAGAGTACAAGGAATCGGCCGCTCACCTCCTATCGATGCCCGTCAAAGTGATTGGCCCCATGGGCCTCCTGTACGTCAAACAGAGGGAAATGGCCATCACAGTACCACATGACA aaaatgttTCCATAATCGGAGCTGATGATTTCACCACTTGTATTGCTGTGATGTTGAGGCATACTG GGTCAGGTGCCATTGGCTTGGCTCACATGGATGGCTCACGTGTGGAAGAAGGCATCCTTGCCATGCTGCAAAAGATCCAAGAACTCTCCGTCGGATTCCCTGAAGGCAGGATGACTCTCTCCCTGATCGGTGGTTTCTCTCATAGTAAGAACTACTCGGAGGAGCTCCTGGCTGCCATCTTAC ATACAATCCATAAACAACCTATTGAAGTGGACCTATCACTAGCCTGTGTTTGTAAACTGAACACAACAATTAGAGGAGGTATACCATGGCCCATTATTTATGGAATAG GTATTATTGTGAAAACTGGTGAGATATTTCCAGCCAGTTTCCCTGACAAAGGTCCTGACCAAGAGCTCAGGTCTGCTCGAGTTTTTACTGGAGGGCAACAG GTTTTGGATGTATATGATTGTTCTTTGGGACTTCTCAGAATAGGACCGTTCAACTATGAGCCGTTGAGGGGAGTAGACCTCTGGCTTCAGCAAAGTGATGAATTCATTCTACAGACCCTCTCAACAGCCCCAGATGTTGAACCTCCTCACTTTGTCTCCCAG gTGAGAGACACTTTGCGCCATATTCAGCTCAATCCATTTCCAGCAGTGACAATCTTCCCCGACAATCGCCCCCGCTACTATAGAAGAGATGAAAACGGCCTGTGGACAAG GAACCAGGTGGAACACGAACAAACCCTCAGTAATGAACAATAA